The stretch of DNA GGGTCGAAGTAGGACAGGGCGATCCCGGTGGACGCCAACAGCAGGACCATAAGGATGCCGAAACCTTGGCTCACAACGTGATTATGAAGATTTTGGGGAATATCGGCAATTGGATTGTAGGGGCGACCCTGGCGGGCGCCCGATGCGCGGTGCCGGCGGGCGGGCGCAAGGCCCGCCCCTACGTCCCCTCTTGCCAGCTGGCCAGGTAGCGCTCCTGCTCCGGCGTCAGGACGTCGATCTTGACGCCCAGGGCCTTGAGCTTGAGCCGGGAGATCTCCTGGTCGATGGGCTTGGGCACATCGTAGACCCGCTGCTCCAGCTTGCCCTTGTTCTGCA from bacterium encodes:
- a CDS encoding adenosylhomocysteinase, giving the protein QNKGKLEQRVYDVPKPIDQEISRLKLKALGVKIDVLTPEQERYLASWQEGT